The following coding sequences lie in one Ignavibacteriales bacterium genomic window:
- a CDS encoding DUF2752 domain-containing protein, producing the protein MFTKYSIAKPFIVLICVVGFCGILFFASPNDLKYFVRCPFHSITGLYCPGCGSLRGCYAIIHGDVLKALDYNFFMVLSIPFLAYSLALFFIREITKKPSKGKYIKPVYLWSLLISILVFWILRNIPVYPFNILAP; encoded by the coding sequence ATGTTTACCAAATATTCAATTGCTAAACCTTTCATCGTGTTGATTTGTGTAGTTGGTTTTTGCGGAATTCTTTTTTTTGCCTCACCAAATGATCTAAAATATTTTGTACGTTGTCCTTTTCATTCTATTACTGGTTTATACTGCCCGGGCTGTGGAAGCCTGCGTGGATGTTATGCAATAATTCATGGTGATGTTCTAAAAGCTTTGGATTATAATTTCTTTATGGTTTTATCTATTCCATTTTTGGCTTATAGTTTAGCTCTCTTCTTTATCAGGGAAATAACAAAGAAACCGTCCAAAGGAAAATATATAAAACCAGTTTACCTTTGGTCTCTGTTAATTTCCATTTTGGTATTTTGGATTTTAAGAAATATACCGGTTTATCCATTTAATATTCTTGCTCCATAA
- a CDS encoding TM2 domain-containing protein, with the protein MFCRNCGKEVNPQAVICVSCGVHPLKGIKNCQYCGAETNPHAEICVKCGVRLAKVSPPNAKSKIVAGILGIFLGGFGIHRFYLGYTGIGIIQIVVTIITCGIGYLWGFVEGILILVGNINKDAQGNDLVD; encoded by the coding sequence ATGTTTTGCAGAAATTGCGGCAAAGAAGTTAATCCACAAGCAGTTATTTGTGTAAGTTGTGGTGTTCATCCATTAAAAGGAATAAAAAACTGCCAGTATTGTGGTGCAGAAACAAATCCACACGCAGAGATTTGTGTTAAATGTGGTGTTCGATTAGCTAAAGTTTCCCCACCGAATGCAAAATCCAAAATAGTTGCTGGCATCCTCGGTATTTTCCTTGGCGGATTTGGTATCCACCGCTTTTATCTTGGTTATACCGGAATAGGAATTATCCAGATTGTAGTTACAATCATTACTTGTGGAATAGGTTACCTTTGGGGATTTGTTGAAGGCATATTAATTCTGGTTGGCAATATTAACAAAGATGCACAAGGGAATGATTTGGTGGATTGA